In the genome of Raphanus sativus cultivar WK10039 chromosome 4, ASM80110v3, whole genome shotgun sequence, one region contains:
- the LOC108854839 gene encoding protein TRANSPORT INHIBITOR RESPONSE 1 — protein MYKRVYLSFPEEVLEHVFSFIHLDKDRNSVSLVCKSWYEIERWCRRKVFIGNCYAVSPATVISRFPKLRSVELKGKPHFADFNLVPEGWGGYVYPWIEAMSRSYTWLEEIRLKRMVVSDECLELIAKSFKNFKVLVLSSCEGFSTDGLAAIAATCRNLKELDLRESDVDDVSGHWLSHFPDSYTSLVSLNISCLSSEVSFSALERLVSRCPNLKSLKLNRAVPLEKLATLLQRAPQLEEFGTGGYTADVRPDVFSDLSVAFSACKNLKSLSGFWDAAPAYLPAVYSVCTRVTTLNLSYATVQSYDLVKLLSQCPKLQRLWVLDYIEDAGLEVLASTCKDLRELRVFPSDPFVMEANVALTEQGLVSVSLGCPKLESVLYFCRQMTNDALVTIARNRPNMTRFRLCIIEPKAPDHMTLEPLDVGFGAIVEHCKDLRRLSLSGLLTDKVFEYIGTYAKKMEMLSVAFAGESDLGMHHVLSGCDSLRKLEIRDCPFGDKALLANASKLETMRSLWMSSCSVSFGACKLLGQKMPKLNVEVIDERGPPDSRPESCPVERVFIYRTVAGPRFDMPGFVWNMDQQHSTMRFAREMISTTTNEF, from the exons ATGTATAAGCGAGTGTACTTGTCGTTTCCAGAAGAAGTCCTCGAGCACGTCTTCTCGTTCATACATCTGGACAAGGACAGAAACTCTGTATCTCTCGTGTGCAAGTCGTGGTACGAGATCGAGCGGTGGTGCAGGAGGAAAGTCTTCATCGGGAACTGCTACGCCGTGAGCCCCGCGACGGTTATAAGCCGGTTCCCGAAGCTGAGATCCGTGGAGCTCAAGGGGAAACCGCACTTCGCAGATTTCAATCTGGTTCCCGAAGGGTGGGGCGGTTACGTGTATCCGTGGATAGAGGCGATGTCGAGGTCGTACACGTGGCTGGAGGAGATAAGGCTGAAGAGGATGGTGGTGAGCGACGAGTGCTTGGAGCTCATTGCTAAGTCGTTTAAGAATTTCAAGGTTCTGGTGCTTTCTTCCTGCGAAGGCTTCTCCACCGATGGTCTCGCTGCTATCGCCGCCACTTGCAG GAATCTGAAAGAGCTTGATTTGCGTGAGAGTGATGTTGACGATGTTAGTGGCCACTGGCTTAGTCATTTCCCTGATTCATACACTTCTTTGGTTTCACTCAATATCTCTTGCTTATCCTCTGAGGTCAGTTTCTCTGCTCTGGAGAGGCTGGTGAGTCGGTGTCCGAATCTCAAGTCCCTCAAGCTTAACCGAGCTGTTCCTCTTGAGAAACTGGCTACTCTACTTCAAAGAGCGCCTCAGCTTGAGGAATTTGGTACGGGTGGCTACACTGCTGACGTGCGTCCAGATGTCTTCTCTGATTTGTCTGTAGCTTTCTCTGCCTGCAAGAATTTGAAGTCCTTGTCTGGGTTTTGGGATGCTGCTCCTGCCTATCTCCCTGCTGTTTATTCCGTTTGCACTCGGGTTACTACTTTGAACCTCAGTTATGCGACTGTCCAGAGCTATGATCTTGTCAAGCTTCTTAGCCAATGTCCTAAACTGCAGCGCCTCTGG GTGTTGGACTACATCGAGGACGCTGGTCTTGAGGTGCTTGCTTCCACCTGCAAGGACCTTCGCGAGCTGAGAGTGTTTCCCTCTGACCCTTTTGTCATGGAGGCAAACGTTGCATTGACGGAACAAGGGCTTGTCTCGGTCTCCTTAGGCTGTCCAAAGCTCGAGTCCGTTCTCTACTTCTGCCGTCAAATGACCAATGATGCGTTGGTTACCATTGCTAGGAACCGTCCCAACATGACTCGCTTCCGTTTGTGCATCATTGAGCCGAAAGCCCCTGACCATATGACTCTAGAGCCACTGGATGTTGGATTTGGAGCCATTGTAGAGCACTGCAAAGACCTCCGGCGGCTCTCCCTATCAGGGCTCTTGACCGACAAGGTTTTTGAATACATTGGGACATATGCAAAGAAGATGGAGATGCTGTCGGTGGCATTTGCAGGAGAGAGCGACTTGGGGATGCATCATGTTTTGTCAGGGTGCGATAGTTTGAGGAAGCTAGAGATAAGGGACTGCCCGTTTGGAGACAAGGCGCTGTTGGCCAATGCTTCGAAGCTGGAGACAATGCGATCCCTTTGGATGTCTTCTTGTTCGGTGAGTTTTGGAGCCTGCAAGTTATTAGGACAGAAGATGCCAAAGCTCAATGTGGAAGTCATCGATGAAAGGGGTCCACCGGACTCGAGACCGGAGAGCTGCCCTGTTGAGAGAGTGTTCATATACCGAACAGTGGCGGGTCCTCGGTTTGACATGCCCGGCTTCGTCTGGAACATGGACCAACAACACTCGACCATGAGGTTTGCCAGGGAAATGATCTCTACTACTACTAACGAGTTTTAA
- the LOC108852016 gene encoding glutaredoxin-C14, with protein sequence MDKVMRMSSEKGVVIFTKDSCCLCYAVQILFRDLRVQPTIHEIDNDPDCREIEKALVRLGCTNAVPAVFVSGKLVGSTNEVMSLHLSGSLVPLIKPYQSFHN encoded by the coding sequence ATGGACAAGGTGATGAGAATGTCATCAGAGAAAGGAGTTGTGATCTTCACCAAAGACTCTTGTTGTCTTTGCTACGCCGTGCAGATCCTTTTCCGTGACCTTAGGGTTCAACCAACCATCCACGAGATCGACAATGATCCTGACTGCCGCGAGATAGAGAAGGCCTTAGTCCGTCTTGGCTGCACCAACGCTGTTCCTGCTGTTTTCGTCAGTGGTAAGCTGGTGGGTTCGACCAACGAAGTCATGTCGCTTCACCTAAGTGGCTCTCTTGTTCCATTGATCAAGCCGTACCAGTCATTTCATAACTAG
- the LOC108852483 gene encoding glutaredoxin-C11 codes for MERIRDLSSKKAAVIFTKSSCCMCHSIKTLFYELGASPAIHELDKDPEGREMERALRALGSSNPAVPAVFVGGRYIGSSKDIISFHVDGSLKQMLKDAKAIWL; via the coding sequence ATGGAGAGAATAAGAGATTTGTCGTCGAAGAAAGCAGCAGTGATATTCACAAAGAGCTCGTGTTGTATGTGCCATAGCATCAAGACGTTATTCTACGAACTAGGAGCTAGTCCGGCGATCCACGAGCTCGATAAGGACCCCGAAGGCCGTGAAATGGAGCGTGCCCTACGTGCGCTTGGCTCATCAAACCCGGCGGTTCCAGCCGTTTTTGTCGGAGGAAGGTACATCGGATCATCCAAAGACATTATCTCGTTCCACGTCGACGGGTCGCTCAAACAGATGCTTAAAGACGCTAAGGCCATATGGTTATAG
- the LOC108849355 gene encoding OVARIAN TUMOR DOMAIN-containing deubiquitinating enzyme 5, translating to MADNNVSEDEITMEQHETVDEMLARHRQEIKQVQNKETELKKAAAKGSKAEQKAKKKQVEQDISKLSTKLKEKQLKELASQGFSSSSSSSSNIETTSEKKGGDIDTLVRAIAGVSVTAQQEHSTKPSKSVKRREKRAKEEADREQRIKEEQSNVTSDRMVENLKLEKKLKPLGLTVSEIKPDGHCLYRAVEHQLGASPPYTYQKLREMAAAYMRDHKTDFIPFFLSETESAEERFEKYCREVESTAAWGGQLELGALTHCLRKHIMVFSGSFPDVEMGKEYKSGNDSSLMLSYHRHAFGLGEHYNSVVLVKNEL from the exons ATGGCAGACAATAATGTGTCCGAGGATGAAATCACGATGGAGCAACATGAAACGGTCGATGAGATGCTTGCTAGGCACAG GCAAGAGATAAAACAAGTACAGAACAAGGAGACGGAGTTGAAAAAGGCAGCTGCTAAAGGAAGCAAAGCTGAGCAGAAAGCTAAGAAGAAGCAAGTCGAACAAGACATTTCAAAACTCTCCACAAAGCTCAAAGAGAAACAGCTCAAAGAGCTCGCCTCGCAAGGTTTTAGCAGCAGCAGCAGTAGTAGCAGCAACATCGAAACAACGAGTGAGAAGAAAGGAGGAGATATCGACACTTTGGTGAGAGCCATCGCTGGAGTCTCTGTCACTGCTCAGCAAGAACACTCCACAAAGCCTAGCAAGAGCGTGAAAAGGCGCGAGAAACGAGCCAAAGAAGAAGCGGACAGAGAGCAGAGAATCAAAGAGGAACAAAGCAATGTGACGAGTGATCGTATGGTCGAGAACCTAAAGCTCGAGAAGAAGCTTAAACCGCTGGGGCTAACAGTCAGCGAGATCAAACCAGACGGACATTGCCTTTACCGAGCAGTAGAGCACCAGCTCGGTGCATCTCCTCCTTACACGTACCAGAAGCTAAGAGAAATGGCTGCTGCATACATGAGAGATCACAAAACCGATTTCATCCCCTTCTTCTTATCAGAAACAGAGTCTGCGGAGGAGCGGTTTGAGAAATACTGCAGAGAAGTGGAGTCAACGGCTGCCTGGGGCGGTCAGTTGGAGCTAGGAGCCTTGACGCATTGCTTGAGGAAACACATAATGGTGTTTTCAGGATCATTTCCTGACGTTGAAATGGGCAAAGAGTATAAGTCAGGGAATGACTCCAGCCTCATGTTATCGTATCACCGGCATGCTTTTGGGCTCGGTGAACACTATAACTCCGTCGTGCTCGTCAAGAATGAGCTTTGA